GTGGAATTGACTGGACGTGTTAGGCCTTTAATCTCTTGGCCTGCGTAAATGTGACTGACTCTGAGGCTGTGCTACAATATGCTTTTGTTATACTGAAGTACAATATTTTCATAGTTGTCAAGTGGACAGGAGTTGCATAGCATGTTGGTTTTATATGGGAAGAGTGTcctacttcattttcttataaTTTGGGGGAGTAGCATCTATACAAACTAAAGCTGTATTGACGTAGCCTCGGGTTGGAGATTACCGTGGCACCCAGAAATAAACTCTCAACAAGCTCTGCTGATATATGTGTAACTAAAACTGTTTAAGGGTATTGAAGAAATGGGGCCTTCCAGGGAAGGCTtggaagggaagagggggatttttatttcaacacagCTGACTGGAATCCCCTTCTCCAAAAGGTTTCATATTGGCATGTAGTCGtgtcagtcttttttttgtgttatgtAAAATTCTAAATAGTATTGCTTATCCTTAGTCCACAGCTAAGCCTGGCTTTATATCTAACATGagcaacagaaggaaagggCTACAAAACTCCTGGCATTCTCTATCAAAGCTTCCAGTCCATTTAAGCTGGGCTTTCAGTAAGTGTTTGGAGTtcaaaactatatatttttatagccTACCTTTCACATAATTTACAAGCAGTATAATTAttgaatttttcacttttttcaaaaCCCTTTATCCAGTGTTAAGTTTGCTGAATCAGAGAGATGCGACTGCCACTTCCACAGATTctacagtggaaaataaattttgatgAATAACACTTCTGATCGCTGTAGGGTCtaaattgatttcattttttccttttacagttcTGTTTGAGATTTCAAGAATATTAAACACTGGCTTGGATATGGAGACCTTGTCTATTTGTGTGCGACTTTGTGAGCAGGGCATCAATCCAGAAGCATTATCTTCTGTTATTAAAGAACTGCGTAAAGCTACAGAAGCTCTAAAGGTAATACTGTTACTTAAAAAGCACATACCCTTCTCCTTAAAAGAATCAGATCTATGTTCAGTTTGCTATACTTCCATGTATAAATtctactttgaaataaaaaacagttttctaatcTGGAGTTTTCAGCTGCCATTTGCCCCCTTACCTGTGTCATGTTGTGattgttttgctgctttcttcttcaaCCTGTATCAGCTTACTTAAGCAACTTCAGCTTCACAGTATTCAGTGTTTGTAAACAAGTTaatgcagctgctggtgctAATGTAGACTTCATGCATTGCTCTAACCACATCAACCTATGCTTTAAATCTCTCCAGGGGCAAGCAAAGGGATTTCATAGGGGGTGCATGTGGATATACGTGGCTTTTTGTAATTTAGCTGTTCAGCTAATAGAGTAAATGACTATAGTTTAAAAAACTCACCTGCCTTTTAACAGGTTTTTGTCCTTTACTGCCACCTAAGCATCATGGTTCCTTTTCCACTGTAACTTAAGTTTATTTCTCTGGGGTTGGAGGGAGAATCCATATCTAGCCTAtctatttctgttctgatttgTACAAAACTCAGTTTTTAGATTTTGACTAGATGGATGCTAGCCAGGGCTATTTTTCCACCCTTCTTGAGTTTTTGACTATCGTagaacctcatcccattggcctcttCCTCGACCCAACCTgtccagctccctctgcagggcctttctaccctccagcagaccagcacttccccccagcttggtgtcatctgcaaacttactgagggtgcactcaattccctcagccaagtcatcaataaagatattaaagaggaggggccccagcactgacccctggggaacactaCTGGTGACCATTTGCCAgatggatttcactccattcaccaccacttTCTGTGCCCAGCTGTCCAgtcagtttttaacccagcaaagagtgtacctgtccaagccatgggctgccagcttccccAGGAGAATACCGCGTGAGGCcttgtcaaaggccttgctgaagtgtaggtagactacgtcaacagcctttccctcatccaccaggtgggtcacctggtcatagaaggagatgaggttggtcaggcaggacttgcctttcatgaacccataTGGACTGGGCGTGATCGCCTGGCTGTCctgcacatgctgtgtgattgcattcaagatgacctgttccatcacctcTCCTGGCACCAcggtcaggctgacaggcctgtagttctctgggtcctccttatgacccttcttatagacGGGTGTCATGTTGGCAAGTCTCCATTTGGGACTGGAGACCAGGTTGGGACATCTCCGGGTGACAAAAACTGCTGgtagatgatggaaagcggcccagcaatcacattcaccaactccctcagcaccctcgggtagatcccatctggccccatggacttgtgacagtccaggtggagcaagaggtctctaactgttttcATCTGAGCTGTGGGGGGGTTCTTCTGCTCCCGACTTCGAGGTTGGGAGGATGAGTACCTcaaggataagtggtctggctagtaaagacagatgtaaagaaggcattctttacagccttttccttatccttagta
This genomic window from Cygnus olor isolate bCygOlo1 chromosome 1, bCygOlo1.pri.v2, whole genome shotgun sequence contains:
- the MZT1 gene encoding mitotic-spindle organizing protein 1 is translated as MASNAASLNAVRETMDVLFEISRILNTGLDMETLSICVRLCEQGINPEALSSVIKELRKATEALKTAENMTG